The Helicoverpa armigera isolate CAAS_96S chromosome 7, ASM3070526v1, whole genome shotgun sequence genomic sequence AAATTAGCTTTTTCATCGAAAACTGCGATTAGATACAAAGTATAAGTAACACGATTAAATTGATCTTAAGCACGGATTATCCACTTTCAGTGGTTTTACCTTAATCCAATACAGGCTAACAAAATTTTAAGCCCTTCCAAAAAGATTATTTAACTACAAGTGACTGACCGACGAGCCACAACGAAAAaggttttgtttacataataaacgAAACTAAACactaacttaattaaattatggtattaattacaatttctgAGATTTAAACGTTGATTTAAATCTTTACTATTATAGTAAAAATTACCATTTTCATGTAAGTCATATTAAGTATTACACAAACTGCTTATTGCTTTCGATTTATCGAAtttatgtaatgtgtatatGTGTCCCGCATATCGTTACTACTCTATGTAAATCGATTGGAGATTGCGATAATAGTCTAATTGAGATTTATAGACAGTTGGGATACGAGAAATACAACAGTCatgtaacattttaatttaaaaacattttaaaacataagaACAGAAAACAAACTCGGCTGTATGACttgactgaaaaaaatatgtttgaaaattcCAATTATTAATTCCTGAAATAAAGGTCAGGCAAGGTTTTTGCTTCTTTCCTACGTATATCATAATAGACTTTCAATAAACCGATTAGATACCCATCCAATATTTGCGTAACAACATGAAACTACTACAATAATAAGCAAGTTATGACAGTAAAGCTACTCTTCGTATAATCCACTAAAGGTACAGTAGGAGCGTAGCCGTGATACGATTGTGCAACGTCGCTGGGCAGACTACTAAGTGCTACAAATCCCCTGTCCAATGTCCCACCCCCACAACTCAGTCACCCGTCGACACCAGTGGACGACACACAGTCGCTcacaaataaattcaataaaaacccAATAAAAATATGACTTCGTTATGGCGACGATTTCTCTAATTCTCGTCGTACTTGTAAATCGAGTCAATTCGCAAACAAGCTTAACCACAGGAAGAGACATAAACAGATTATCTGAAGGACTAGAAGTTACTTCAATTTTTCCGACGCAAATCCAACAAATTCAAACGACATCGGAAACGACGCTTGCGGCCTCCGCCGGAAACAATCTAAATGAGGTTGGCAGCACCGTACCGGCCTCCTTGGATGTACCAGAACAGAATTTCCAAGCAATCTCCACATTTTACTGGATGAAAAACAAGAAAaccaatgataaaaaatatgcgcGCGAAGAAAATATTGAATCAAATTTACTTGGAAATGGCGCAAAGAGAAATGAAAAAATCTTACAGAGAGCTGAAGAAAATCTAGACACTATAAAACCTGTGCCTCTAGTGTGGGACAATTGTTTAGAAACTAATTTTAAAGACATCTCACAAAATATAGTTAAAACTCAagacatgcaaaatgataatcaCGATCACAGACATCAGGGCAAAGAAATTGGCAGTTTATGGAGAAAAAGAGATGCAAGTTTCAATTTGAATTCCACTGCTGGGAAAGCTTGGTTGGAGAAGTACAACAACCTGCTGAATGCTAAAACAGAAGAAAGGCGTCAACAGAAACCTGAAACCACATTTGTGAAGAAAGTAACGTCAGTAGCTACAACTATAGAACCAAAAACTACTATTCAAGTGATACCGATTACAAGAGAAGTGTTCAATGAGCCCAAAGAAGTGTTTAACGCTACTCAAAATACTGTAACGGATAGTGATATCGTGGCAAGTTACACAGAAGATTGGTTTGAGGAAAAGGATAGAAGCAAAATAAGATTCGGTGATTTGCCacaaaaagaaacatatttaatacCCGCGCTGAAATTGGAGCAAGGATTTTACCCTTTCGGGTTTATGTCAGAGTTTTTCTATCTGATATACCCGTTTGATTTTCCAGTGGGTAAGCAGTTactttattcaattttgttgtattaaatagatattatgaAAGTCAAGACATTATCTTTAGCAGCCATGTAGAATAGATTGAACCTTTTTGGAATACCAAATCCTATTGTGACCCAAAATTTGATACTGAATTTAAACCAATTAAGTAAATACAGATAGTACCTATTTCGTTGTATTCTAACGAAGCAGTCCTAATAGATAAAACAGTAATCTACCGTTGTGACCTCGTGCCTTTCCCTACAATATCAAAAGGCTTCGCACCGCCTCGAACAACGAGGTCATAGAGATGATCtcattaccttttttttttttttttatcgacgtaaaatcatcaaatgacccctcccgctgtgggttagcagcggtgagggagtgtcagactcttactgactaaaatcgtcgtgttccgtcataggccttttatgtaccagggccgcggtatctctttcgaacaacccgcagccccggcaggccttggccctgctgggccccgctggatgATCTCATTACCTCACTCGCTAATAAAGTATCGGACTGGATTCTTACTTGTATTGATTCTTGAATAAATTGTATAACAAGTAATGTGTTTGGCTAtgacacttttaatttttatttgtttatcaatttttatgatattattgtagataaatgtaaattatgtttAGAACCTGCCATGCGTTGAATACTCAACTATGGTGGGTAGTACCATTTCactattaaattgttattacaGTTTGTCAGTTGTCAAATtgctgatttgaccaataggtGCCAAGTATATGGCTGATTTTAGTTTGGTTATCACAAACGGCCCCCAAATTTTGCAAAATTCTGATACGAAGATTTTGCCTTTCATTTAGCCGATAATAAGATAGTaatcttgttattttgtttcagggCTTATCAAGGATATAGTTTGGGGAGAATTCACATTTCCGTACTCCTTTCTACaggtatgttttgttttcattttatccaaaggtttaatgaaattattattaggtCATGACACCTTTCTTAACATACCATGAAACAGTTGATATTTCATACAAATAGAGATATATAAGTTCAATGAGATGTAGGTTGTACCGGGGTTTGAATAAAAGCAAACacttaacatttaaattattttttatgatcttACAACTGACTTAACACGTAACCTACATAAAAGTCCTTATATCTACAAAATCACTATCATTCTTTGCACTTATTCTTCAACGAACAACTCATCTTTAGGAACAGCTTCAAAGAACCGCTTGACAATATTGTAAACGATTTCAACCAGCTTATCCACGAGGGGTTGACCAAACTCCTCGGCGATTTGTTTCCAGTTCTGGTTTAAAAACTGCAAGACAGCttcacctaaaaataaaataacaacaatcaGACACCTTTTTAAACAACAATCGTTTTGACCGAACAGAAGTCACTTTTGGTAGTTGGTTTTCCtttcttttcaatatatttacaaaaatatcttcatcaaaaaatatcgatttatAGGTGATTTTTACAACCAAGCTATCTGTTGTTTTGTGACTAGAGATTGTTTGATATTAACTGCATATAAACGATGTCACAATATCTGATCGAAAACAATGGATCGATCGttcatagaaactattattagtagataattaatgtaattagtaaaataatttaatgattagGCGTTTATTGTTTCgagttacttaatttattttctgttttttatagatacttttttaaattctaattttCAGCTATATAACAAGCTGTCttcatataattaataattgacattgaatttaaattcaaCCCAAACCACGGGTGTAGCGAGTCCTTGTCTcgattttatgtattttgattgTTTCTATAATTTTGCGTTCGCAAAGATGGCCATGTAATACGAGGTCTTGATTTAAATCTCTATAGGTCATCTAGAGGTTAAGGCAATTTTTTTAGGTCCACGTGCTTTAAATCTGATTCGATAAAACAGAtcatccatacatacatacatttaacgTATTGTTGAACAGAGAAACATTTTACGAGTATGTAACCATAATTAATCATAATACGCACGAATATAATCAGTACTAACCACAGTTGGTTAGATTAGAAACACTATTCTCTGTTACGAATAGTATTCTTcgtcataataaaaaaagaattcctGATTTACTACCTGAAAGTTTTATAGGTagtccctcttattataaaacgcggtatcaaataagtatcggcttttgtactacctttaatccacctttaagtacgaccttgaaaaaacgttattacaaaacgcagtttatcgcaagtcctattactatctgtagtacaaaagataaaccatcgagccccctagtttaactgcagtacttagtcgacaaacgtcaaattccgacattatttacttttgaggttatttgttttgtgatgaaaaaaacgaaagtggatataaatatgtgtgatttggaatacttggatgtgttagaatactattgagagtgtccggggacccaacagaatgcgtcatcgacagaatctcttcaaattacctgacgacaattttcgatataaatatcgatttacgtttttcgaaacaatagtcaattgaatgcatgatgataatccaggatgatcctatgatgctcaactgggcttgccataaagtaagtagcctttacagtgcaagtagtttgccaaaacatcctaattaattgtataggtaagagtcaaagtttttattatggatgtttgtttatgttccacgcataaactatcacatagattttgatgaaactccgaaaatatatcagataatcatacagtctactgtttatttacagattcaagactattttggcgttttgcacgccgtatctctgccagtaatatgcaatgtttctaaaagactggaagcttgctaaaatgtacaaaaatgcctagatgagaaagggaacaagattgtgtgatgaagaacagtgtccaacatgtatcagtgaatttgactgtataaatagacatcggaataaaatataattttctacttttatgttgtttcaaatgtttcattttcttttggtaatttaatgcacacgatattctgtgtgtaagttagtgtgcacttaattttgaagaggttctaattagatgcacaacgtcttatttaatcatttaaatcgggatgaaaataatccaaattatttctaacctaaaaacaaaacataactcggatacgcgcgctgacgttccgttatacgcgcaaactcgatagttgtttaaaagagaataattggatcatgtatatcgttaaaagatactagaaatataaaattacctttaaataataaaaagtaatattttcaactgcagagatattttttttattatcatagttatttatttttcatcaaaataaacttaacaaaataatgtaaaaaggaacggcgcatagaattcggaacgattgaaagaatgatttaaatatttgttgcttataatctgtggatattatttgaaccatagacaaatcgaagtactaaacagtcttctcttagtctacgttttgtaataaggatgtaaagactatcgtaagtaccgtaacaaaccaagacgtcttcagtctggtttaaaccactacttgcggcagtttttataataagagggagtAAGTTTTACGACAATACCTTATACAACAATACAACCTTGagcattttacataaaaagggAAAGATAAGATACCTACTGATCATTATTAACCACTTAAAGTTTTAAGACAGTTACTCTTAAGGTGTCCTTTGCTTCCTCAATATGGTGATATAATGAAAAGTTCAAGTTCAATGCACTTGCATTAAACTTAAATAGTACGGTACTTAAAAGACTTctcgttatattttatttttacgtcaaCCATGTTCACATTCTCATTAAAAggattgtaattattttttaggcgttaaacactatttaatttaaaataacagttaCCGTATCCCTTCACTTTACCCTTGCGATGCAGTTGTACATAtaattctactaatattataaatgtgaaagtttgtgagaatttaTAGATGactgtttgttattctttcacgcacgtttgaaatttttaaaatacctaggctactttttatcaacacaccacgagggcgaagctagtaaaatatactttactattttttgttattaactttttaaaatactcTTCTCTGTTCAAAGAGAAAGAAAGAACGAACTATGGGAATGTCAATATCAATCTACAATAACTATTTGTTAAAATTAGATTCAGTGCATACTTACTCAATTCAGGATTTCCTTTGAATAGATTCGTCAAACTGAATGTAACCTTGTCTCCATAATCTTGTTTAATGTTAATAGTTTTTACTTCGTAATACTTAACTCCATCACGCACGTTATCAGCGAACTTAATTTTTGCGTGAAGGCTTgcattttctgtgaaaaataaattaaattcaattcttTCAAATGAAAggcatattaattaattaaaaatattagagggatctttatttaaaaaatatgaagttctGTTTatacattcaatattttttattatacctattttattaaataaatttacattttatttatattgttaatttcaaattgaataaattgtactcacttattttaattttagcgTTTCCATCACCATTTATGGATACTATCAGTATTCTTCCGGATGCTTTGTACATTCCCTTGATAGTCAGATCACAATGCATCTTCAAATCTGCTGCATCATTTTTGTATCtggcaacaaaaaaataacgttgAGTATTGGTATCGTAACTTTTGAACCCTATCTTCTTGATGAACACTTTCATattgataaaatacaaaaagtctACAATACAAGATAAGGGGTATTACATAAGCATCACggaaaaaacaatgccaaaaaaaaaatcataaaaaagtaaGGATTGCCACATTTGTATCATTTTAAACAAGTCACCATTAcctaaattaatcaattaatcagACATAAAAAAATTCCAATTTAAAtctcaaattttattaaaagttttaccTCATCCATATCATAAAAATTGTCTCTTTTATACCCAAATGTAACGCTATTTTAAATCACTGTTTTTAGGGATCCTCACAACTTAGAAGATagtaaaaagctatttttataaGTGCAAAAACAGACAATATATCAGTCAATTACTATACCAACATACTAAAATGCTATGTAAtatcattaataataataaacactatatataaaaacttaatgtaaatattttcttcccAAAATTGAATACTAAAGCTACTTACGACACAGAATCAATAGTACACTTCCTTAATCCAGTCATAGTTCCATTACGGAACTCCACTTTGAAACCTCCTGGGAGAACCAGGTTAACATTATCTTGCCTCAAGGGGTCAATAGAGTCGACCCCTAGTTCAGGAATACCCTTTGAGAATAGAGGCAATGTTTCTTGCACTACTTTCTTCAAACAATCTGACTTTAGACCAGGACATGTTTGGATGTAGGAGGCtggaaataaaaagattttatttaaagttgtaTTATAAAGGGgtcattgtttatgtttatttttaaaactataccAATTATTGGATCAAACTTTTCATTATttctcaaaacatttttgtcattattctcaaattgtaaaaataataaaaaagctatgTAGAAATACGCTAAAGaacttatacaaaaataatttgaatcaatttctattgttaaattaatttaaacactcACGCGCAACTTTAGACGAACTTCCATTTAAAAGAGCTACCAATAAAACTAATgaagaaaaaacttttattttaaacattttgactaaAAAGTCGTTAAGCACTGTTGATGTCAAGACCTATACTGATGTGTATACGGATTGTCTTGCAGAATTAAGCTGTTTCTGATTATACAATTGTCAATAAATAGTCTTCGCGCAAAGTCCTTTAAAACCGGTCCACGAATAATTTTTAATCCAATGGCAGGTCATGACAACACCATGTGCGCGGAAATAATGTCATGGTAGGTGTTCCATAAAGCTACCAGAAAACAAGTTCCTTGGATtctcgaaaaatatttttttggaaaaaagtaTCATgcgaacattattatttaccagtaaatatgtataaattacaAGCTTAGACtagatatgtacctacttatatttttaagtaattcttTTATCGACAAACCAAATTagaattaactaaaaaaatataatttatcatcaaTAAAGAATTGAAAAGAAACTTTCGTGTGCACGAAAGCCTTTGAccctaaaattaaatatttaaaaaattaaaaatatctcgtgcaccaaattttaaattaaagcagAGTAATATTTTCACATATCAAGCGCACACACGTCGGCTATATCCACAGTAAgacattgacattttaaaagGATAGCTTCCTGATACCCGATCGTGTATATCGATCGCTCAAGTACGATGAAAGGCGATAATGCGACGCCACtgctattcaaatatttttcctttcttAAGTTATACATTTTAGTAGGGACTCATAACATACACTCTCGTTTTGGGATttcacttcttcttcttcttagcgtttatcccgtcttgtgacggggtccgctttccgtatattcttcttccacttcgctctatcctggacatcttcctctttgagttcgcTTTGTTACGTTAAAAGTTCCATACTTGTAtcacgctcaatccttctccgtgacgcctgtgcccagcagtgggacggcAAAAGGGATAGATAGcaatgttttcattatttataaattaattcctGAATAATAGAAAAGTAGATgtaatttttgaattaaaaaataacttgccTTTTATGACACTTGACGACCCCAACAAAAAATCCTATTCACGgtttactgtatttatttatttttgtgtataaacTAAGTACATTGACATTGCGTGAAACCTTTTAAGTTCGGTCCAAGTTCAGATTTCTTTCTTTACAATTCAACACACACGAGTTCACGAACACAGGAAGTCTTATAATGCTCACGACGAAAATGTAATAATTGTTTTCCAAGTAACTGAAGTTCTTTTAgcaatattttcaaacattAGCGTGGTTTGTTATCTGAAAGAGAATACGTGTTTTATATGACACACATAACACAAACCTAATGTGATTAGGATCAGGTGAAATAGTTTACCATCATCAGTCAATAGTTTGGCCTTTATCGGTGACCGCCCGTCAacctaaaggtacgttttgaatgctagctgccgactgccaCATGTCCCGAGGGCGACTGCATGTGCTGCTGCCGCTTTgctccaaaacggtttcatgaaaatacatacaaaacagtAGTGTAACGCAGTCGCGATATGTGCGGTCGCTAGAAGCAGTCGACATTCAAAATGTACCTTAAGCGTACACctccttttttaaattagttgaAAAGATCAATgacttgttattttttctttaaagaaaagaCTGCTATTTTCACAATAAAAGAATGTTAACAGATACAGCATATAATGTCAGGGCCATTAGACTATGATTGCTCCGAGATTTCCTTCTCTCGTTAACGCGAGAGCACATTTTTCTTTCAGACAAGACACATCGCTCATTCCTAATTACGCAAGCTTTTAACGTAGATTATGTATTTgtcctgttttatttattggtattgTTATAGGGAAAATACATAGGATATAATACTGATACGGGCTTTTTTAACATCGTTTTAATATGATTATTCTCATTTTTACCAACATAActtatgtatacctactaaatatataaaatagggTAAAATTTTCAATATGTATTGAATCAGATCATATTGATCGTTTGCTTTATAAAATTCTCTAACATAAATCGCAAGTTGTGTAAGTTTTcgttgaaacaaacaaacgtgAATCAGCTATAATTTATgttgacaatacaatatacacaCAGGTCCTTCTATTCGTAAcctcaaataaattaaaacatttttattcgcATACCAAATATTTACAAGGTTTTCAGATGACATTTAATCTAGCCCTATTGAGTTTGAAATGCCATAGAATCTTGTTTTCGTTTAAATTTTTATCCATTTCTAACTCTCTCATTACAAaagatttaagtacctacatgacTTCGTGAACCCGGATAAACACgcttattattgtaatataatgGAAAATGGCTACTTACAAAGTTGTATGATAACATTCATTCGTAGGTAAGTGCATTTATATTAAGGTTAACCTTGAAAATTACCTAAGATACACaatcattatataaaattgatgTTGTAGATATCAACATGAACATTACATTAACGGGTCATAAAACCTCGGTATTTTATTGCACTATATACATACTACATGGTACTAatcattttcccgcggtttcactcgcgtaccgtgggaattactgcccttaccaagaataaaatatagctaacTCCAACTgtgtttttcaaatttttcaaatcggttcagtggtt encodes the following:
- the LOC110377473 gene encoding circadian clock-controlled protein daywake, with amino-acid sequence MFKIKVFSSLVLLVALLNGSSSKVAPSYIQTCPGLKSDCLKKVVQETLPLFSKGIPELGVDSIDPLRQDNVNLVLPGGFKVEFRNGTMTGLRKCTIDSVSYKNDAADLKMHCDLTIKGMYKASGRILIVSINGDGNAKIKIKNASLHAKIKFADNVRDGVKYYEVKTINIKQDYGDKVTFSLTNLFKGNPELSEAVLQFLNQNWKQIAEEFGQPLVDKLVEIVYNIVKRFFEAVPKDELFVEE